The Kribbella jejuensis region TCCCGACCTGGAAACCGCGCTCGCTGACTATGAAGCACTACGGCGTCCCGCCGTCGAGCACCTCCAGTCGACAGCCCTGCGCAGCATGCGCTGGTGGGACACCTTCCCGACCCGCTTGGACCTCCCCGTCGAACGCTTGTGGATCGCCTACATGACCCGAGCCGGCAAGGTCACCCTCGACCGCTTCGCCACAACCGCCCCCGAGGTCGTCCGAACAGCAATCAACCAGTACGCCGCGTGCCTCCGCACAACCGCACCTTCGACCGTTGGCGACGCGGCCACCGGCCGCGCGGCGGCGACTGCCGATCTTCCGCCGGACGCAGCTCCTGAGGGCTTCACCGACTGGGTGCTTGCTCATCAATCCCCCTTCGTCGACGGACTTCCCGAGGTGTTCGTCGACATCGACGATCCCCGAGGATCGGAGGCCGATGCGCTGGTCAAGGACCTGGATGGCACGGCTGTCCTGCTGAGCACCTCCGACGACCGCGAAGCCGTACTGACAATGCTCGAAATCGCCGAACGGATCCGCTTGGAGACCCCCACCCGAGTAGAGGTCCGCATCCCCACCGCAGAACGAGACCTGGGCGCGGCAGCCCTCGTCGCCGGCCGAGCCGACGCAGTACACCTGCGAGGCGAAGGCCGATGACCACAACTGTCGACGACTTCCCCGCACAGGACCCGGTGTACCGCACAGCCGGTCTGTGGGAGTCCCTCACAATCCCGGCCCAGTTCGCGAAGGTTGTTGCCCAGCACACCGACCGCCTCGCCGTCATCACTGCGGAGGGCGTCCTCAGCTACGGCGACCTGGACGCCCGCTCCGACCGGATCGCAGCTGGCCTCCTCCAGCTCGGCCTAGACCCCGGCGACCGCGTGCTACTCCAGATCACCAACCGCCTGGAGTCGATCATCGCCTGGTACGCACTACTCAAGGCCGCACTCGTCCCGGTCGCCACCCTCGCGCCACACCGCGAACACGAAATCAACGCCATCAGCCGCCAGGCCGAAGCCAAAGCCCACCTCGTCGAAGCCAGCCTCCCGTTCGACCTGATCACCTTCGCCACAGCAATAGCCACCAACCACCCGACCCTCCGCCACCTACTGACAATCGGAACCCCAACCAAGGACGCCCCACTGGGCTCGACCGCCGCCTCCCGCGCCATTCCGTTGGAGTCGCTCGGTGCCGGCCTCGATCCGGCCGAGGCCCGGGCGCTGGTCGCCGCCGCGCAAGCGACCGTCGACCCGGACGACCTGGCCGTCCTGCAACTCTCCGGCGGTACGACCGGCACCCCGAAGCTCATCCCCCGCCAGCACGCCGAGTACTGGTACAACGCAGCCGCCTACGCCGAACGCCTCGGCTGGACGCACGAAACCCGAGTCGCCCACCTGATCCCGGTCGTGCACAATGCCGGCATCACCTGCGCCGTACACGCCGCCGCCAGCGTCGGCGCCACCCTCGTCCTCGGGACCGTCGACCCAGCGACCTGGGTACCACTCATCGCCCGGACCAACGCCGACGCAGTCCTGATCGGCCACGGCCACTTCAGCGCCTTCGCTGCTCCCGGCGTCCTCGACGCGATGCCCTCGCTCCGGCAGGTCATCCTCTCCGGCGCCAAGGTCCCGGACAGGCTGTTCGACGAACTGGAGCGCCGCGGCATCTGGTCCGGCCAACTCTTCGGCATGGGCGAGGGTTTGTTCTGTGTCAGCAACCTCGACGACCCACGCGAGGCGCGCCTCCGTACGGTAGGCACCGCCCTCAGCCCCCTCGACGAGATCAAACTGCTGCAACCCGACACCGAGCTCGAGGTAGCGGACGGCGAGGTCGGCGAACTCTGCGCCCGCGGCCCGTACACGATCCGCGGCTACTACCGCGCCGCCGACCACAACCGGCGCGCCTTCACCTCCGACGGCTTCTACCGCACCGGCGACCTCGCGCGCTGGGGCTCGTACGACGGCCGCGCGTACCTGCACATCGAGGGCCGGATCAAGGACGTCATCAACCGCGGCGGCGAGAAGATCAGCGCCGACGAAGTGGAGCGCCTGCTGCTCGCCCACCCGTCGATCTCACAGGCCGCGGTGGTCGCGATGCCCGATGCGCGGCTGGGCGAGAAGGCGTGCGCGTTTGTGGTCGCGGACCGGGACCTCGACGTACCGGATGTCCAGCACCACCTGTCTGCGCTCGGGGTGGCCAAGTTCAAATGGCCGGAACGCGTCGTCCGCGTGGCCGAGCTGCCCCGGACCAACGTCGGAAAAATCGACAAGACCGCGCTCCGGCGGCTCGTCCCGGGCAGCGGCAACTCGCCTGCCGGTTAGGGTCGTGCCATGACGTCCGACCCCACGCCCCGGAACTCGCGCAGTACGACGCGCTTCGACCTGGTCGAGGGGCGGATCATCATGGAGGCCACCCGGCTGTTCGCCGAGCGCGGGTTCGCGGGTACCAGCCTGAAGGACATCGCCGAGGCGACCGGGCTGACCCGGCCCGCGCTGTACCACTACGTCCGCAGCAAGGAAGACATCCTCGCCAAGCTCGTCACCGAGCTGGCCGAGCTGCCGGCCCAAGCGCTTCGCGCGGTCAACGCCGAGAAGAAGCTCAGTGCGGCCGACCGGCTGTACCGGATGGCCCGCGCGGTCGCGCTGCTGCAGGCCACCGGGCCGACACGCTTCCAGCTCCTGATCCGCTCCGAGGCCGACCTGCCGCCGGAACTGGTCAAGCGGTACACGGACAGCCGGCGGAAGGTGCTGCACGAGTTCGTCGCGGTCATCGAGGCGGGCATGAAGAGCGGCGAGTTCCGCACGGTCGACGCCCGGATCGCCGCACTCTCGATCATCGGCCAGTGCAACTGGATCGCCTGGTGGCACCACGACGGCACCCCCGAGGAGAACGAACGGGTAGCCGACCAGATCGCCGACCTGGCTGTGTCCTCCGTCCAAACCGCCGAAGACCGCTACCCCGAAGACAACGCTCGCCACCGAGCCCTGGCCCGCCTCCGCCGAGAACTCGACTACCTAGAACAAGTAATCGACGACTGACCACCCCCCGCCAGCACCCGCCAACCCAGCCGTCGACAAATCTGTCGTCCGGCAGGCTTTGGCGGTTCCGCTCAGTGGGTTGAGGTGTCGATCAGGGGTGATCGGTCAGCCAGTCGGCTATCGCTTGGGCGGCTAGTTCGGTGCCGGTTGGGGCTCCTTCGGAGAGGGGGCCGCCGAAGTGGGTGCCGGGGACGGATGCGACGGCGACGTCGTCTGTTGCGAGGGCAGCGCGGAAGCGGGCGATGTCTGCTGGGAACGACGCTTGGTCGCCGGTGAGTTCGAGGAGGAGGGATGGGACGGTGACGCCGGGGGCGCAGCGGGCGAAGTCTGCGTTGGTGGTGTTGGCGGACCAGGTCGAGAGCCACGCCTCGGCGGTTGCGATGCGGGCGAAGCCAACCAGGCCGTAGTTCGTCAGATCGGGGCGACGGCCGAAGAGCGAGCCGTACGGCCGTTCGTTGGGGTCGAGCGACAGATCTACGTTCCGCAGGTCGGCGTCGGTTCGGTACGTCGTCAGCAGTCGCGGCGCGATCGCCCGCCGTCGGTCGGCTACAGCGTCGGAGGTTTTGAACGCACGGTTCGCCGTACGCGACTCGGCCACCCACTCGAGCGCTCGCTCGTCGATCCGGGCCACCCGGGCCGCCTGCGCGGCGCGGTACGCCGCGACGAACTGCGCGTCATACGACGTCGACTCCGGAGCCGGAACGAAGCCGTTGGCCGCGGCGAACGGATCCAGCGAGGGATCAACCGACAATGGATCCGACTCGTCGACCACCGACGGATCGATCACCCGCAACAGCAGGGCTCCCTGCCCGGGATGCGGCGCCATGAACACGCACCCGTCCGGCAACGGCATCTCGGTCTCGCCCAGCGGCACCGGCCGCCCCGCCGGCGTCGCCGTCAAGCGCGCTCCTGGAGACAGCCCTGCCTGCTGACAGTAGAACGCCGCCAGCGTCGCCCCACCCGAGTGCCCGAGACACACCACCCGCTCGAACCCGAGCTCCCGCAACCGGACATGACCGGCCGCGAAGTCCACAATCGCCTGCTCGTGGAGCAGATTGAGGTCGTTGTTCGGCGAACGCGATCCCTGCGTCCACACGGCGTACCCGTAACGCAGCAGATACGGCACCGATGCGTGGTGCGTCACGTCCTGCCGCGGATGCATCAGCGTGACAACAGTACGAGCGCCGGGAGGCACCCGCAGTACTCCGCTCACCGTCGCGCCGTCACTCGTGGTCAGCTGGTGCACCGTGGTTTCGACGTTCTCGGGCTCGTCGAGCAGTTCGGCGTAGCGCCTGGCGCCGAGTCGGCTGATCGTCATCGGGCCTCGACTCGCAATGCGTCCTTGTCCCATTGGGTGATCCGGCACCCCGCCAGCCCGGCGACACACGAGTACCAGACGGCGTGCCGGCAGCCGGTCGCGCGCCGGTCGACGACGATCGGCTCGTCCGATTCGAGCACGACGTACGGGCCGATGCGCAGGGTCTTGACGGTCTCCTGTGCCGCGGCGACCTCGTGGACGCGAGTGTTCTCGGGGACATCGAGGACGAACAGCCGATGGGTCATGGCGCCACCGGGCCGGTCTCTTGCCAACGCTCGGCGCGCTCGACGATCAGTTCCGCCTTGCGGAGCAGGAGATCGTCCATGGTGTGGCCGGGCTGCTGCACTATGTCGACCAGCGCGTCGATCGTGAGGTTCGCGTCCAGGTCCTCCTGCGGGGTGACCGGGCGGAGCGCGCGGGTGATCTCGACCATGTACCCGTTCGGGTCGTGCGTGTAGATCGACTCGATCGTCTCGTGCTGGATCTGCATCTCGACCGGCCACTCCGACGCGTCGAGGCGACGCCGGTACTCCATCAGGTGGTCCTCGGAGTCGACGTGCAGCGCCAGGTGCCGCGAGCGCACGAAGAACTCCGGGGTGTTCGCGTCGAATCGTGCGTACACGTCGCCCTTGCCGACCGAACGATCCGCCGCCTCCAGGCCGAAGTAGTAGAAGAACGCGATCCGGTCGTCGTTGCCGATGTCGAAGAAGAAGTGGATGAAGTCCGGGTGGTCCTCAGGCCCCCAGCCCGCGGCGCAGATCGAGTGCACGACCGGGAAGCCCAGGACGTCGCGGTAGAACCGCACGGTCCCGGCCGGATCGAATGTCGGGAACGCCGCATGGTCGACCCCACGGACGAGGTGACTGCTCTCCAGCATCACAGCTCCTTCACTAGTTGCCCACGACGAAGCAGCGACCCCGCGCCCGCGATCGTCAACGGCAGGTCGAGCGCCTTGAGGATGCTGTACGCACCGGCCGTCGCAGCAGAGATCACGGGTACGCCGAACTCACGCTCCGCATCGTCGATCAATGGCAACGACGGCATCTGTACGCACGCCGACAGCACGAGCGCGTCCGCGTTCGACAGGTCCAGCGAACGCGCGGCCGCCATCACCTGCTCGCCGGGAATGCAGCCGACGGCGTGGTTGTCCTCGACCTCGAGCGCCCGCCAGTCGACGATCTCGAACCCCTCCGCCTCCAGGTACGTGACGACCTTCTCCGCCAATGGACGCAGGTACGGCGTCACCAGCGCGACCCGACGGGCCGGGATCGCGTGCAGCGCCTCGACGAGTGCGCCGGCACTGGATCGAACCTTCGACTCGGACCCGCCCGTCGCCAACTGCTCGGCGATCAGGCCCTCCACTCGTTGGTGCTCCCCCGGACCGGCCGCCATCAGCGCGACCAGGCACGCATACAGGATCACGTCCGGGCGGGCATCGCCCAGCTCCAGCACGCATCGCTCCCGCTGCGCGTTCATTGCCGCCAGCTGCGCGGGAGACACCGTCGCCATCCGCATCCGGCTCGAGTGGAACGAGAACCCCTGTCCCAGCAGAGCAGGCAGCTCCGTCTCCACCGTCACGTTCGAACTGGGAACGACGAGGCCGACCCGCGCAGTTGAAGTGTTCACCCCCTCAGTCTTCGACGCCAATGACGAAAAGTCAACACTAACGTCAGATCTGTGGATGCGCCGGATCCCTCGGCTAACCTCAGCCCCATGGGAAAGATCGTCGCCATTGCGTTCGCCGGACTTCTGATCGCGATCGGCGCCGTCTGGACCCTCCAGGGGCTGGGCTACCTCAAGGGCAGCTCGATGACCGGCCAAACGCTGTGGGCCACGGTCGGCCCGATCGTCGCGGCCTTCGGTGTAGCCCTCGTGATCGTCGCGATCCGCGGCCCTAAGAAGCGCTGACCCGCAGAACGGCCCACTGGTAGTGCATGACGCGACCGTCCTCCCAGGTCGCCCACTCCTCAATGTCGCCGTACTGCTCCAGCGCCGCGCGCAATCCGTCGTCCGACCGAATACTGAAGAACCGCCCAGGCCCGTAGCCCGTGCCGTCGCCCCAAACGCGCGGACGCAACCTCGGCCCGCAGCCCCAATCCCCGGCACGCCTCCACACTCGCCGGTGACAGATCGACCCCGGTGTAGGCGAACCCGGCTGCGGCGATCGCCTCGCCGTCGCGACCGGGTCCACACCCGATCTCGAGGACAGCGGTGCGGTTCTCGCAGCGCAGTCGGTCGAGGTACGCCGTACGCCGGGCGACTCGCGGCTCGGGAAGGTCGCGGTCGACCCGAGCCTGGAGTTCGCCGGTGTAGTAGGTGATCAGGTCCTGCTCACGTTCCGCGCGCGTCATCGGGTGGCTTTGAGGGCGAAGAAGAGGGGGATGCGCGGGGCGGCGTCGGGGAGGCGCCACCAGCCTTTGGGGGTTTGTTGCATCGACGGCCAGCGGGGCCAGGGGAGGACTTCGGATTCGCGGAGGGTCGTCAGTTGGAAGCCGGCGGAGGCGAGGGTGGTGACGATTTCGCCGAGGCCGTGGCGCCATTCGTAGCTGGTTTGGCGGCCGGGGACCTCGTCGCCTGTGTAGGTGACGGTGGAGTCGTGGGCGATCGGGCCGCGACCCTCGAGATAGTCGGCGCGCAGGATGAGATCGTCGGTCTCGCCCGGCAGCGAGACCTCCCGGAGGGCGTTGAGAAGCGGGTGGAACTCGACAATGTAGAGGACCCCACCGGGCTTCAAGAGCTCACGTACGACGTCCGCCCACTGCTGTAGGTCCGGGAGATAGCAGAGCGCACCCTTCCCCGTGTACACGATGTCGAACTGCCGCCCGCCGACGGCATCCACCGCGTCGTACACATTGGCGTGCACATACTCGACGTCCACCGCAGCATCGGCAGCGATCCGCCGGGCCGCCTCCAGCGACTTCTCCGACAGATCGAGACCAGTGGTTCGCGCACCACGGCGGGCGAACTCGATCGTCTCCGTGCCGAGATGGCACTGCAGATGCAGTACGTCGCGACCGTCGAGCGGCCCGAGGTCCGTCCACTCGTAGTCGGCGAACCAGAACTCGGCCGGCCGGTCGTAGAACGCACTGGCCGCGTGCAGCGGCGCCCGCGCGTTCCAGTCGGCCTCGTTGGCGGCCACCATCTGCTGCGTCTGCGCATCCAGAGTCACAACGAGCAGTCTCCCCCACTGACGGTCGACTCGAACGGCTACATTTCCACACCTCTTGTTCAAGGTTGGTGGATAAGGTTGAATAAGGGTATGGCACGGGTTGAGTTGCACCGCTGGCCCGGGCAACCCGACGGGTTCACCCGGGCGGAGCGCCTCGGCGGGTCGTACGAGCTGTATCTCCCCGACCCGCTGGCCGGGCGGAAGTTCGACCTGCCCGACGACGTGCTCGCGCTGCTCGAGGACGCCGCCGGCGATCTCGCCCGTCTGGACGCGACCGCGGCCGTGCTGACGAACTGCGAGGCGCTCGCACGCCTGCTGCTCCGGGCGGAGGCGGTCGGGTCGTCGCATATCGAGGGCCTGGTCGTCGGTGCGCGCCGGTTGCTCAAGGCCGACGTACTGCGGGACCGCATTCATGACGTGACGGCCGAGGAGGTGCTCGGTGCGGTCGACGCGATGACCTGGGTGACCGAATCGGTGCAGGCGGGCGACAAGCTCGAGGTCGACCATCTGCTCGAGGCACACCGGCGGTTGATGGCGCAGTCGCCGAACGCCGAGTACGGCGGCGAGATCCGCTACCTGCAGAACTGGATCGGCGGCCGCTCCCCCGCCGAGGCGTACTACGTCCCGCCGCCCGCGCAGCTGATCCCGGAACTGCTCGCCGACCTGATGACCTTCGTCCGCGAGTCGCGACTGCCGGTGCTGGCGAAGACCGCGATCGCGCACGCGCAGTTCGAGACGATCCATCCCTTTGCCGATGGCAACGGACGGACCGGCCGGGCTCTGATCCACCTGATCCTGCGCGCCGACGGCCTGATCACCCGTACGGTGCCACCCGTCTCGCTCTCGCTCGCCACGCACGCCACCGAGTACGTCGAGGCGCTGACCGCGTTCCGGTACGTCGGACGCGCGACGAGCGTCAAGGCCCGCGCCGCCGCGAACCCGTGGTTGCGGATGTTCGCCATGGCGTGTACGCAGGCGACCGCCGAGGCGGCCCGCTTCGAACAGACCGCGTCCGACCTCAAGAACGAATGGCGCGAACGAGCCGCACCGGTCCGCGCCGGCTCCGCGGCCGAGCTGCTGATCGAGGCGCTGCCCGCTGCGCCGGTGCTCACGCTCGCGGCCGCAGCCCAGCTGATCGACCGCTCCCAGCAGGCGGCGAACCAGGGCCTCGCGCGACTGGTCGACGCCCGTGTCCTGCGCGAGGTCACCGACGGACGACG contains the following coding sequences:
- a CDS encoding class I SAM-dependent methyltransferase, encoding MTRAEREQDLITYYTGELQARVDRDLPEPRVARRTAYLDRLRCENRTAVLEIGCGPGRDGEAIAAAGFAYTGVDLSPASVEACRGLGLRAEVASARLGRRHGLRAWAVLQYSVGRRIARGAGAVRRH
- a CDS encoding class I SAM-dependent methyltransferase — encoded protein: MTLDAQTQQMVAANEADWNARAPLHAASAFYDRPAEFWFADYEWTDLGPLDGRDVLHLQCHLGTETIEFARRGARTTGLDLSEKSLEAARRIAADAAVDVEYVHANVYDAVDAVGGRQFDIVYTGKGALCYLPDLQQWADVVRELLKPGGVLYIVEFHPLLNALREVSLPGETDDLILRADYLEGRGPIAHDSTVTYTGDEVPGRQTSYEWRHGLGEIVTTLASAGFQLTTLRESEVLPWPRWPSMQQTPKGWWRLPDAAPRIPLFFALKATR
- a CDS encoding alpha/beta hydrolase family protein — its product is MTISRLGARRYAELLDEPENVETTVHQLTTSDGATVSGVLRVPPGARTVVTLMHPRQDVTHHASVPYLLRYGYAVWTQGSRSPNNDLNLLHEQAIVDFAAGHVRLRELGFERVVCLGHSGGATLAAFYCQQAGLSPGARLTATPAGRPVPLGETEMPLPDGCVFMAPHPGQGALLLRVIDPSVVDESDPLSVDPSLDPFAAANGFVPAPESTSYDAQFVAAYRAAQAARVARIDERALEWVAESRTANRAFKTSDAVADRRRAIAPRLLTTYRTDADLRNVDLSLDPNERPYGSLFGRRPDLTNYGLVGFARIATAEAWLSTWSANTTNADFARCAPGVTVPSLLLELTGDQASFPADIARFRAALATDDVAVASVPGTHFGGPLSEGAPTGTELAAQAIADWLTDHP
- a CDS encoding (2,3-dihydroxybenzoyl)adenylate synthase, which produces MTTTVDDFPAQDPVYRTAGLWESLTIPAQFAKVVAQHTDRLAVITAEGVLSYGDLDARSDRIAAGLLQLGLDPGDRVLLQITNRLESIIAWYALLKAALVPVATLAPHREHEINAISRQAEAKAHLVEASLPFDLITFATAIATNHPTLRHLLTIGTPTKDAPLGSTAASRAIPLESLGAGLDPAEARALVAAAQATVDPDDLAVLQLSGGTTGTPKLIPRQHAEYWYNAAAYAERLGWTHETRVAHLIPVVHNAGITCAVHAAASVGATLVLGTVDPATWVPLIARTNADAVLIGHGHFSAFAAPGVLDAMPSLRQVILSGAKVPDRLFDELERRGIWSGQLFGMGEGLFCVSNLDDPREARLRTVGTALSPLDEIKLLQPDTELEVADGEVGELCARGPYTIRGYYRAADHNRRAFTSDGFYRTGDLARWGSYDGRAYLHIEGRIKDVINRGGEKISADEVERLLLAHPSISQAAVVAMPDARLGEKACAFVVADRDLDVPDVQHHLSALGVAKFKWPERVVRVAELPRTNVGKIDKTALRRLVPGSGNSPAG
- a CDS encoding VOC family protein codes for the protein MLESSHLVRGVDHAAFPTFDPAGTVRFYRDVLGFPVVHSICAAGWGPEDHPDFIHFFFDIGNDDRIAFFYYFGLEAADRSVGKGDVYARFDANTPEFFVRSRHLALHVDSEDHLMEYRRRLDASEWPVEMQIQHETIESIYTHDPNGYMVEITRALRPVTPQEDLDANLTIDALVDIVQQPGHTMDDLLLRKAELIVERAERWQETGPVAP
- a CDS encoding TetR/AcrR family transcriptional regulator, with product MTSDPTPRNSRSTTRFDLVEGRIIMEATRLFAERGFAGTSLKDIAEATGLTRPALYHYVRSKEDILAKLVTELAELPAQALRAVNAEKKLSAADRLYRMARAVALLQATGPTRFQLLIRSEADLPPELVKRYTDSRRKVLHEFVAVIEAGMKSGEFRTVDARIAALSIIGQCNWIAWWHHDGTPEENERVADQIADLAVSSVQTAEDRYPEDNARHRALARLRRELDYLEQVIDD
- a CDS encoding Fic family protein is translated as MARVELHRWPGQPDGFTRAERLGGSYELYLPDPLAGRKFDLPDDVLALLEDAAGDLARLDATAAVLTNCEALARLLLRAEAVGSSHIEGLVVGARRLLKADVLRDRIHDVTAEEVLGAVDAMTWVTESVQAGDKLEVDHLLEAHRRLMAQSPNAEYGGEIRYLQNWIGGRSPAEAYYVPPPAQLIPELLADLMTFVRESRLPVLAKTAIAHAQFETIHPFADGNGRTGRALIHLILRADGLITRTVPPVSLSLATHATEYVEALTAFRYVGRATSVKARAAANPWLRMFAMACTQATAEAARFEQTASDLKNEWRERAAPVRAGSAAELLIEALPAAPVLTLAAAAQLIDRSQQAANQGLARLVDARVLREVTDGRRNRVYEASELIDAFTLLERRFASPAADTRIAPPSRPIPSRPGPTH
- a CDS encoding maleate cis-trans isomerase, with protein sequence MNTSTARVGLVVPSSNVTVETELPALLGQGFSFHSSRMRMATVSPAQLAAMNAQRERCVLELGDARPDVILYACLVALMAAGPGEHQRVEGLIAEQLATGGSESKVRSSAGALVEALHAIPARRVALVTPYLRPLAEKVVTYLEAEGFEIVDWRALEVEDNHAVGCIPGEQVMAAARSLDLSNADALVLSACVQMPSLPLIDDAEREFGVPVISAATAGAYSILKALDLPLTIAGAGSLLRRGQLVKEL